The Monomorium pharaonis isolate MP-MQ-018 unplaced genomic scaffold, ASM1337386v2 scaffold_371, whole genome shotgun sequence genome has a window encoding:
- the LOC118648327 gene encoding 26S proteasome regulatory subunit 4-like has product MGQNQSGTGGSGGDKKDDKDKKKKYEPPIPTRVGKKKRRTKGPDAALKLPQVTPHTRCRLKLLKMERIKDYLLMEEEFIRNQERLKPQEEKNEEERSKVDDLRGTPMSVGTLEEIIDDNHAIVS; this is encoded by the exons ATG gGTCAGAATCAATCTGGGACTGGCGGCAGCGGAGGAGACAAGAAGGATGATAaggacaaaaagaaaaaatacgagCCGCCAATTCCCACGAGGGTGGGCAAAAAGAAAAGGCGCACTAAAGGGCCGGATGCTGCTTTGAAGCTGCCTCAAGTGACGCCTCACACACGTTGCAGACTGAAGCTACTAAAAATGGAACGCATAAAGGATTACCTGCTGATGGAAGAGGAATTCATCAGAAATCAGGAGCGTCTGAAGCCGCAGGAGGAGAAGAACGAGGAGGAGAGATCGAAAGTGGACGATCTTCGTGGCACACCAATGTCCGTTGGCACGTTAGAAGAGATAATAGACGATAATCATGCGATAGTGTCT